A part of Tachysurus vachellii isolate PV-2020 chromosome 4, HZAU_Pvac_v1, whole genome shotgun sequence genomic DNA contains:
- the LOC132844960 gene encoding fidgetin isoform X1, which produces MMSSVYGVTMQWAPEQTQWAEQHYDITSTTRSPARKFEPFRSQRLTSSASTAYHHSWANDDISALTASNLLKRYAERYSTILDLPCDNGLIGYPDPTISASVNGPSVVNRAPTLLPGRKLDAEPWLESVYPPLGCVPELVPKAPLSVSDMPASVVSSPGVGAGSLPESSFSSSNCGSQTSAQEYSNTLYSAPYLHSVGTYNGPLLHPVASHPNLVPTYGANASPSLPTYGYPSTGYPYSPPSPSAACLSSSIAPATPLPASSMSGYSYPTTSLVPLPASVADNGSPSSSSLGKPYYSAGPGDLRSFEEFGFGGTSNSDSQSASSPLYRPPVGNERLKGNGYEQSSDGTSMVFKPTNPSDSLRSLESLAQGSAASGQCFAATSCSATSSNLYSVSASHTHLCLDTHTPC; this is translated from the coding sequence GCGTGACAATGCAGTGGGCCCCTGAGCAGACGCAGTGGGCGGAGCAACACTATGACATCACATCAACCACACGTTCCCCAGCACGCAAGTTCGAACCTTTCCGCAGTCAAAGGTTAACCAGTTCTGCAAGCACAGCGTACCATCATTCATGGGCTAACGATGACATCTCTGCCCTGACTGCCTCCAACTTGCTAAAACGATATGCAGAACGTTACTCCACCATTTTGGACCTCCCCTGTGACAACGGACTCATTGGATACCCGGACCCTACCATTTCGGCCAGCGTAAATGGACCTAGCGTTGTTAACAGAGCTCCGACTTTGCTTCCGGGACGCAAACTGGATGCAGAGCCTTGGCTTGAGAGCGTATACCCTCCACTAGGCTGCGTCCCGGAACTGGTCCCCAAAGCACCGTTGAGCGTATCTGATATGCCTGCAAGTGTGGTTAGCTCCCCTGGTGTTGGAGCTGGTAGCTTGCCCGAGTCCAGTTTTTCCAGCAGTAACTGTGGGAGCCAAACTAGTGCCCAGGAGTACAGCAACACCCTATATAGTGCCCCTTACTTGCACTCTGTGGGCACCTATAATGGACCACTTCTCCACCCAGTTGCCTCCCATCCCAATTTGGTGCCAACTTATGGTGCTAATGCCTCACCCAGCCTTCCCACATATGGCTACCCAAGCACTGGATACCCCTATAGTCCTCCGTCCCCTTCTGCCGCCTGCCTTTCTAGCAGCATTGCACCGGCTACACCTCTGCCAGCATCCAGCATGAGTGGCTACTCGTACCCAACTACCAGTCTGGTGCCATTGCCTGCTAGTGTTGCAGATAATGGTTCCCCAAGTTCGAGCAGCCTTGGCAAGCCCTATTATTCAGCTGGACCAGGGGACTTAAGATCATTTGAGGAGTTTGGATTCGGTGGTACTTCTAattcagacagtcagtcagcaAGCAGTCCGCTCTACAGGCCACCGGTGGGAAACGAAAGGCTTAAGGGAAACGGATATGAGCAGTCGAGTGATGGCACATCCATGGTCTTTAAACCTACCAATCCCAGTGACTCACTCCGTAGCCTTGAGTCTCTTGCTCAAGGTAGTGCTGCATCAGGACAGTGCTTTGCAGCAACTTCCTGCTCAGCCACCTCATCAAATCTGTACTCTGTGTCTGCCtcgcacacacacctctgccTCGACACCCACACGCCTTGTTGA
- the LOC132844960 gene encoding fidgetin isoform X2: MQWAPEQTQWAEQHYDITSTTRSPARKFEPFRSQRLTSSASTAYHHSWANDDISALTASNLLKRYAERYSTILDLPCDNGLIGYPDPTISASVNGPSVVNRAPTLLPGRKLDAEPWLESVYPPLGCVPELVPKAPLSVSDMPASVVSSPGVGAGSLPESSFSSSNCGSQTSAQEYSNTLYSAPYLHSVGTYNGPLLHPVASHPNLVPTYGANASPSLPTYGYPSTGYPYSPPSPSAACLSSSIAPATPLPASSMSGYSYPTTSLVPLPASVADNGSPSSSSLGKPYYSAGPGDLRSFEEFGFGGTSNSDSQSASSPLYRPPVGNERLKGNGYEQSSDGTSMVFKPTNPSDSLRSLESLAQGSAASGQCFAATSCSATSSNLYSVSASHTHLCLDTHTPC; this comes from the coding sequence ATGCAGTGGGCCCCTGAGCAGACGCAGTGGGCGGAGCAACACTATGACATCACATCAACCACACGTTCCCCAGCACGCAAGTTCGAACCTTTCCGCAGTCAAAGGTTAACCAGTTCTGCAAGCACAGCGTACCATCATTCATGGGCTAACGATGACATCTCTGCCCTGACTGCCTCCAACTTGCTAAAACGATATGCAGAACGTTACTCCACCATTTTGGACCTCCCCTGTGACAACGGACTCATTGGATACCCGGACCCTACCATTTCGGCCAGCGTAAATGGACCTAGCGTTGTTAACAGAGCTCCGACTTTGCTTCCGGGACGCAAACTGGATGCAGAGCCTTGGCTTGAGAGCGTATACCCTCCACTAGGCTGCGTCCCGGAACTGGTCCCCAAAGCACCGTTGAGCGTATCTGATATGCCTGCAAGTGTGGTTAGCTCCCCTGGTGTTGGAGCTGGTAGCTTGCCCGAGTCCAGTTTTTCCAGCAGTAACTGTGGGAGCCAAACTAGTGCCCAGGAGTACAGCAACACCCTATATAGTGCCCCTTACTTGCACTCTGTGGGCACCTATAATGGACCACTTCTCCACCCAGTTGCCTCCCATCCCAATTTGGTGCCAACTTATGGTGCTAATGCCTCACCCAGCCTTCCCACATATGGCTACCCAAGCACTGGATACCCCTATAGTCCTCCGTCCCCTTCTGCCGCCTGCCTTTCTAGCAGCATTGCACCGGCTACACCTCTGCCAGCATCCAGCATGAGTGGCTACTCGTACCCAACTACCAGTCTGGTGCCATTGCCTGCTAGTGTTGCAGATAATGGTTCCCCAAGTTCGAGCAGCCTTGGCAAGCCCTATTATTCAGCTGGACCAGGGGACTTAAGATCATTTGAGGAGTTTGGATTCGGTGGTACTTCTAattcagacagtcagtcagcaAGCAGTCCGCTCTACAGGCCACCGGTGGGAAACGAAAGGCTTAAGGGAAACGGATATGAGCAGTCGAGTGATGGCACATCCATGGTCTTTAAACCTACCAATCCCAGTGACTCACTCCGTAGCCTTGAGTCTCTTGCTCAAGGTAGTGCTGCATCAGGACAGTGCTTTGCAGCAACTTCCTGCTCAGCCACCTCATCAAATCTGTACTCTGTGTCTGCCtcgcacacacacctctgccTCGACACCCACACGCCTTGTTGA